The Methanolobus sp. WCC4 genome includes the window TGATGTGGGAAGCACGACCAGTGATATAATCCCCATAAAGGACGGAAAGCATGCTGCAGGACTTACGGATTTCTCAAGGCTGGTGCGCAATGAGCTTTTCTATGCAGGGACACTCAGGACGAATCTGGCTTACCTGCTGGATAAAGTGAATGTAGCGGATGGAGAGTGCAATATCGCATCTGAGCTGTTCTCCACCACTGCCGATGCATACCTCCTGCTGGGGGACATCACAGAAGAGCTATACACCTGTGAGACTGCCGACGGTGCAGGCAAGAGCAAGACCGATGCCATGAGAAGACTGGCACGTGTTATATGTGCTGACCTGTCAGAGGTCTCTGCAGACGAGATATACAATCTGGCACAGCAGGTCAGGGAAAGACAGATAACGCTTTTGAGCGAGGCTATAACGGTTGTCGCCGAAAGGAACCGCCTGAACAGGATAGTCTGTGCAGGTCTTGGAGAGTTCCTTATCAAGGAAGCTGCTGCAAGACTTGGTTTTGAATGCACTTCCGTTGCTGACATATGGGGAGCTGATATCTCGAAAGTATTCCCTGCATATGCAGCAGCAAGGATACTTGAAGAAGAGGCGGAATATCCGGGAAAAGAATAAGTCATGTCAGGACAGATATCTAATATCTGAGGATATTCGAGTATCCAGGGGGCAAGGTTGAATGAGGGCTGTTATAAAGATAGGTGGAAGCCTGATGAGGGATTCTCCCTCCATCATAAAGGCACTTCAAGATTATTTTGCGGACAGGGAAGGGGACTCTATACTTATAGTACCAGGAGGAGGAGTGTTCGCCAACCACATACGTTCCATAAGCGAGAGATGTTCTATCGGCGATGATGCATCCCACTGGATGGCCATCCTTTCAATGGAACA containing:
- a CDS encoding hydantoinase/oxoprolinase family protein, whose product is MRIIGIDIGGANTKIASADGEIIELHYIPLWKDTTLPTSLEDIAEELKPDMVSVVMTGELADCFEDKLQGIDFIMRSVNDAFDCDVRYIDSNGHFFKEAENMRDLAAANWAASTRLIGSEMGDCLFVDVGSTTSDIIPIKDGKHAAGLTDFSRLVRNELFYAGTLRTNLAYLLDKVNVADGECNIASELFSTTADAYLLLGDITEELYTCETADGAGKSKTDAMRRLARVICADLSEVSADEIYNLAQQVRERQITLLSEAITVVAERNRLNRIVCAGLGEFLIKEAAARLGFECTSVADIWGADISKVFPAYAAARILEEEAEYPGKE